The genomic region AATCGAATTACATTCCCATTTAGCATTGGATTTTCAATGATTGCTTTAGCTAATAATGCATATTCTTGCGGTTTTGCTAAACGTTTGGGAAAAGGCACACTGGCAGCAAGTGAGGCGCGCGCTTCAGGTGAAATTTTTTCAAACATCGGAGTGTCGACCAGGCCCGGGGCAATGGTCATAACTCGAATACCAAATTGGGCTAATTCACGCGCAGCAGGCAAAGTAAGTCCTACAATACCGCCCTTTGATGCGCTATAAGCTGTTTGGCCAATCTGTCCTTCAAATGCTGCGACGGATGCAGTATTGATGATAACGCCGCGTTCTTCGTCGGCAAGGGGTGAAAGTTGCGTCATGGCATTAGCAATGAGTCGCATGACATTAAAGGAACCAATTAAATTAATTTCAATAATTTTACGAAATTCATCAAGCGGCATAGGGCCTTGTTGGTTCACCATGCGTCTGCCATGGACAACCCCTGCGCAGTTAATGCAAATCCTCGGGGTGCCAAGTTGCTTTTCGATGGCTTTAATCACATTTTCGACGCTCTCAGCTTGCGTAACATCACACGTAAAAGGGATGGCACCAATTTTATTTGCAGTTTCTTCACAGACTGCTTGATTAATATCTAAAATGGCGACTTTGGCGCCCAATGAAATAAGTAATTCAGCTGAAGCACGGCCCATTCCCGATGCGCCACCCGTGATCATTGCGACGGTTTGATTAATATCCATGAAGATTTATCCTGTAGGGTTAGTTAAAATTGGCTATCGTCAAGATAAGATGCTGACTACTGCGCGCGAAATCAAGGTACAAAATACTATAACTATTTAAAGTATTACAGGTTGAATGTTAACATGCCGCATCACGTTGGCAGGAATTCAGCATGAAAATTATTGTAGGTGTAAAAAGAGTCGTTGATTATAAAACAACGGTTCGTATTAAATCTGATGGCTCAGATGTTGAAACATCGACCGTTAAAATGTCGATGAATCCTTTTGATGAAATTGCTGTAGAAGAAGCAATACGATTAAAGGAAAAAGGTATTGCATCCGAAGTTATTGTCGTTTCTATTGGAAAATCAACCCATCAGGAAACATTACGACATGCGCTTGCCATGGGCTGTGATCGAGCCATATTAATGACTACAGAACTTTCAATCCAACCCTTAGCTTGTGCTAAGATTTTTCAACACTTAGCCCAAACAGAATCGCCCTCTCTGATTATTTTGGGTAAACAAGCGATTGATACTGATGATAATCAAGTGGGCCAAATGTTGGCCGGTTTACTTCATTGGCCACAAGGTACTTTTGCATCAAATCTTGCTTTCCATGATAATGGTGTCAGCGTGACGCGAGAGATTGATGGGGGTTTGGAAACACTTTTTCTTAATTTGCCAGCCGTTATTACCACGGATTTACGTTTAAATGAGCCCCGTTACCTTTCTCTTCCTAATATCGTGAAAGCTAAAGCTAAGCCTTTAAACCTGATTGCCGCAGATACGCTGGGCCTCGATTTACAACCCCATATTGAATTGTTATCGGTTAGTGCACCCTCAAAGAAACGCAATGGTGTGAAACTTAATTCAGTTCAAGAATTAATAACCCGGT from Gammaproteobacteria bacterium harbors:
- a CDS encoding SDR family NAD(P)-dependent oxidoreductase, with the translated sequence MDINQTVAMITGGASGMGRASAELLISLGAKVAILDINQAVCEETANKIGAIPFTCDVTQAESVENVIKAIEKQLGTPRICINCAGVVHGRRMVNQQGPMPLDEFRKIIEINLIGSFNVMRLIANAMTQLSPLADEERGVIINTASVAAFEGQIGQTAYSASKGGIVGLTLPAARELAQFGIRVMTIAPGLVDTPMFEKISPEARASLAASVPFPKRLAKPQEYALLAKAIIENPMLNGNVIRLDGALRMAPK
- a CDS encoding electron transfer flavoprotein subunit beta/FixA family protein, encoding MKIIVGVKRVVDYKTTVRIKSDGSDVETSTVKMSMNPFDEIAVEEAIRLKEKGIASEVIVVSIGKSTHQETLRHALAMGCDRAILMTTELSIQPLACAKIFQHLAQTESPSLIILGKQAIDTDDNQVGQMLAGLLHWPQGTFASNLAFHDNGVSVTREIDGGLETLFLNLPAVITTDLRLNEPRYLSLPNIVKAKAKPLNLIAADTLGLDLQPHIELLSVSAPSKKRNGVKLNSVQELITRLKDEAQVI